In a single window of the Esox lucius isolate fEsoLuc1 chromosome 22, fEsoLuc1.pri, whole genome shotgun sequence genome:
- the theg gene encoding theg spermatid protein isoform X1 produces the protein MIAYIFQLFCMTKTLTDHCLSSRSVYWLDELSPERNVSTTTTVKLMPRWSNLCVRKQMNAGFEQNRPSSQWKVSVGALRAHPSDRVCSLALPRLPTVGWEPERLLLASSSRAVQTAVASPRICQLACPKRRPSLHSPHPSKTSLGPHCPKTASSRLQLLAIPKSDHPQYHRDRPVSWPVPKSVKEAVASERIQVLSEPKQRKAMYQGYDPYVVTLAARSASATPRATGALSAIASEM, from the exons ATGatagcatacatttttcaacttttttgcatGACAAAAACACTAACTGATCATTGTCTTTCCAGTCGTTCAGTCTACTGGCTCGATGAACTTTCACCTGAAAGAAATGTCTCAACCACCACAACTG TAAAGTTGATGCCCCGCTGGTCCAATCTGTGTGTCAGGAAGCAGATGAATGCTGGGTTTGAACAGAACAG ACCATCTTCCCAATGGAAGGTCAGTGTTGGAGCTCTGAGGGCACATCCGTCCGACAGAGTGTGTTCTCTGGCTTTGCCTCGACTCCCCACCGTAGGCTGGGAACCAGAACGCCTCCTTCTGGCCTCC tcgAGCAGAGCAGTACAGACTGCAGTAGCCAGTCCTAGGATCTGCCAGTTGGCCTGCCCCAAGCGGAGACCAAGTCTCCATTCTCCCCATCCGTCCAAAACATCACTGGGGCCCCACTGCCCCAAAACGGCCTCCTCCCGACTACAGCTCCTCGCCA TCCCTAAGTCTGACCATCCCCAGTATCACCGGGACCGTCCAGTAAGTTGGCCAGTGCCGAAGTCGGTGAAGGAGGCCGTTGCCAGTGAGAGGATCCAGGTCCTTTCCGAGCCCAAGCAGAGGAAGGCGATGTACCAAGGCTATGATCCCTACGTGGTTACCCTAGCTGCACGCTCTGCTAGTGCCACGCCGCGGGCTACTG gaGCTTTGTCTGCCATTGCCTCGGAAATGTGA
- the theg gene encoding theg spermatid protein isoform X3, with translation MPRWSNLCVRKQMNAGFEQNRPSSQWKVSVGALRAHPSDRVCSLALPRLPTVGWEPERLLLASSSRAVQTAVASPRICQLACPKRRPSLHSPHPSKTSLGPHCPKTASSRLQLLAIPKSDHPQYHRDRPVSWPVPKSVKEAVASERIQVLSEPKQRKAMYQGYDPYVVTLAARSASATPRATGALSAIASEM, from the exons ATGCCCCGCTGGTCCAATCTGTGTGTCAGGAAGCAGATGAATGCTGGGTTTGAACAGAACAG ACCATCTTCCCAATGGAAGGTCAGTGTTGGAGCTCTGAGGGCACATCCGTCCGACAGAGTGTGTTCTCTGGCTTTGCCTCGACTCCCCACCGTAGGCTGGGAACCAGAACGCCTCCTTCTGGCCTCC tcgAGCAGAGCAGTACAGACTGCAGTAGCCAGTCCTAGGATCTGCCAGTTGGCCTGCCCCAAGCGGAGACCAAGTCTCCATTCTCCCCATCCGTCCAAAACATCACTGGGGCCCCACTGCCCCAAAACGGCCTCCTCCCGACTACAGCTCCTCGCCA TCCCTAAGTCTGACCATCCCCAGTATCACCGGGACCGTCCAGTAAGTTGGCCAGTGCCGAAGTCGGTGAAGGAGGCCGTTGCCAGTGAGAGGATCCAGGTCCTTTCCGAGCCCAAGCAGAGGAAGGCGATGTACCAAGGCTATGATCCCTACGTGGTTACCCTAGCTGCACGCTCTGCTAGTGCCACGCCGCGGGCTACTG gaGCTTTGTCTGCCATTGCCTCGGAAATGTGA
- the ebi3 gene encoding interleukin-27 subunit beta isoform X1, which produces MYHKHCGFVLFWLYACALMALSGLFCSNGTILTAPSGENRTDLDPPSRLEVHCWSPSYPFKVLCSWLELPQTQLVTHYIVTYSVKGGEIQQCHPHPVSMASLSIPESSLPRENNSSARTMWRCVLEDLKLYTSYQLNVTAVNTAGSASHLQLFTLEDIVKPDPPVNVTVQVVPGKLKLLVKWDPPPSWSDHTLFPLMYKVRYQWENKGVSHAITLDPFENTQKVLPGLSPGRSYLVQVCSMEHMGMGQSSNWSPPVTVTMP; this is translated from the exons ATGTACCACAAGCATTGTGGATTTGTTCTGTTCTGGCTGTATGCCTGCGCTTTAATGGCTCTCAGTGGACTATTTTGCAGCAATGGGACAATTCTGACAGCTCCATCAGGGGAGAACAGAACAGATTTAG ATCCCCCCTCGCGTCTGGAGGTACATTGCTGGTCTCCAAGTTACCCCTTCAAAGTCCTATGCTCTTGGCTGGAGTTGCCACAGACCCAGCTGGTCACTCACTACATCGTCACCTACAG TGTCAAGGGCGGGGAGATCCAGCAGTGCCATCCCCACCCGGTCTCCATggcatctctctccatccctgagTCCTCTCTACCCAGGGAAAACAACTCCTCCGCAAGGACAATGTGGCGCTGTGTCCTAGAAGACCTGAAGCTCTACACCTCTTACCAACTAAACGTCACAGCGGTCAACACTGCGGGCAGCGCCTCCCACCTGCAGCTCTTCACTCTAGAGGACATTG tgAAACCAGACCCCCCTGTGAATGTCACTGTGCAAGTTGTACCTGGGAAACTGAAGCTGTTAGTAAAGTGGGACCCTCCCCCTTCCTGGTCTGACCACACCCTCTTCCCGCTCATGTACAAAGTGAGATACCAGTGGGAGAACAAGGGCGTCTCGCATGCGATAACA TTGGATCCGTTTGAGAACACCCAGAAGGTTTTGCCTGGCCTGTCTCCTGGGAGATCATACCTGGTTCAGGTGTGTTCCATGGAGCACATGGGGATGGGCCAGAGCAGTAACTGGAGCCCACCCGTTACTGTCACTATGCCATGA
- the theg gene encoding theg spermatid protein isoform X2 has translation MATRIEQLALPKPDLLRFPDRRSVYWLDELSPERNVSTTTTVKLMPRWSNLCVRKQMNAGFEQNRPSSQWKVSVGALRAHPSDRVCSLALPRLPTVGWEPERLLLASSSRAVQTAVASPRICQLACPKRRPSLHSPHPSKTSLGPHCPKTASSRLQLLAIPKSDHPQYHRDRPVSWPVPKSVKEAVASERIQVLSEPKQRKAMYQGYDPYVVTLAARSASATPRATGALSAIASEM, from the exons ATGGCGACCCGGATAGAGCAACTTGCACTGCCCAAACCCGACCTGCTCAGATTCCCTGACCG TCGTTCAGTCTACTGGCTCGATGAACTTTCACCTGAAAGAAATGTCTCAACCACCACAACTG TAAAGTTGATGCCCCGCTGGTCCAATCTGTGTGTCAGGAAGCAGATGAATGCTGGGTTTGAACAGAACAG ACCATCTTCCCAATGGAAGGTCAGTGTTGGAGCTCTGAGGGCACATCCGTCCGACAGAGTGTGTTCTCTGGCTTTGCCTCGACTCCCCACCGTAGGCTGGGAACCAGAACGCCTCCTTCTGGCCTCC tcgAGCAGAGCAGTACAGACTGCAGTAGCCAGTCCTAGGATCTGCCAGTTGGCCTGCCCCAAGCGGAGACCAAGTCTCCATTCTCCCCATCCGTCCAAAACATCACTGGGGCCCCACTGCCCCAAAACGGCCTCCTCCCGACTACAGCTCCTCGCCA TCCCTAAGTCTGACCATCCCCAGTATCACCGGGACCGTCCAGTAAGTTGGCCAGTGCCGAAGTCGGTGAAGGAGGCCGTTGCCAGTGAGAGGATCCAGGTCCTTTCCGAGCCCAAGCAGAGGAAGGCGATGTACCAAGGCTATGATCCCTACGTGGTTACCCTAGCTGCACGCTCTGCTAGTGCCACGCCGCGGGCTACTG gaGCTTTGTCTGCCATTGCCTCGGAAATGTGA
- the LOC105019867 gene encoding SH2 domain-containing adapter protein F, translating into MAKWLKEYLNFGSRRDAPQPPRPDYKESEILRAYRVQKELDFEDPYQISDKPQHGCYGGCSGTVSLPAFPAFASVLPNGAEVKVVSPKHRLIKLDSQEFSRSKIPLSPVSIHQEPVLPSAPAAVGDSDTDYSDPFDARPVPQLRADWEPHCSIGLALSPISSPTLVAFSPNPTPGLSHSLGDSSSYMEPFEAQRVITEIQQGPERGRPGVGSGRSGVGVGGQLYDNPYEERTCHHHQGAQPPQPGRESLRDETKEIRDSRLPQDDERPADEYDQPWEWKKDNISKALAVKFEGAEWERSLAQSDQARLPRTSPTAPGSAASLLRLGDTPPILGERVDPCLPLERQVWYHGAVSRAEAETLLTLCKESSYLVRKSQTCPKDYSLSLRSCHGFMHMKFTRSSDGRYVLGENSPPFSSIPEVIHYYTTHKLPIRGAEHLSLLYPVIVQTL; encoded by the exons atggcaaagtggttaAAGGAGTACTTGAACTTTGGCAGCCGGCGTGACGCCCCCCAACCCCCACGGCCTGACTACAAAGAGAGCGAGATCCTTAGGGCCTACAGAGTCCAGAAAGAACTTGACTTTGAAGACCCCTACCAGATCTCAGATAAACCACAACATGGCTGTTATGGTGGCTGCAGTGGGACAGTAAGCCTGCCTGCATTTCCGGCATTTGCTTCTGTCCTGCCTAATGGTGCAGAG GTGAAGGTGGTCTCTCCCAAACACAGGTTAATTAAGTTGGACTCTCAAGAATTCAGTCGCAGTAAGATCCCTCTTAGCCCCGTCTCCATCCACCAGGAACCG GTGCTTCCCTCTGCTCCAGCTGCAGTAGGGGACTCAGACACTGACTACTCAGACCCGTTTGATGCCAGACCAgttccacagctcagagcggatTGGGAGCCCCACTGCAGTATAGGCCTTGCCTTGAGCCCCATCTCAAGTCCCACTCTGGTAGCCTTCAGCCCTAATCCTACCCCAGGTCTCAGCCACAGTCTGGGGGACAGCAGCAGCTACATGGAGCCCTTTGAAGCCCAGAGGGTCATCACAG AGATCCAACAGGGTCCAGAGCGGGGTCGGCCTGGAGTGGGCAGTGGAAGGTCAGGGGTTGGGGTTGGGGGTCAACTCTATGACAACCCCTACGAGGAGAGGACATGCCATCACCACCAGGGGGCGCAGCCGCCACAGCCGGGGAGAGAGTCCCTTAGAGATGAAACA AAGGAGATCAGAGATAGCAGGCTGCCTCAGGACGATGAGAGACCGGCAGATGAATACGACCAGCCCTGGGAATGGAAGAAGGACAACATCTCGAAAGCCCTAGCAG TGAAGTTTGAGGGGGCAGAATGGGAGAGGTCGTTAGCCCAGTCAGACCAGGCCAGACTGCCCAGGACCAGCCCCACAGCCCCAGGGAGTGCAGCCAGCCTTCTGAGGCTTGGAGACACCCCCCCTATCCTGGGGGAGAGAGTGGACCCCTGCTTGCCTTTGGAGAGACAGGT GTGGTACCACGGTGCTGTGAGCCGTGCAGAAGCAGAGACTCTACTGACGTTGTGTAAAGAGAGTTCCTACCTGGTGAGGAAGAGCCAGACCTGTCCAAAAGACTACTCCCTCTCCCTCAG gagCTGTCACGGCTTCATGCATATGAAGTTTACTCGGAGTTCAGATGGCCGTTATGTCCTAGGGGAGAACAGTCCTCCATTTTCCTCTATACCAGAGGTCATCCACTACTACACCACGCACAAACTACCTATTAGAGGGGCTGAACACCTGTCCCTGCTGTACCCTGTCATAGTACAGACCCTCTGA
- the yju2 gene encoding splicing factor YJU2: protein MSERKVLNKYYPPDFDPSKIPKLKLPKDRQYVVRLMAPFNMRCKTCGEYIYKGKKFNARKETVQNELYMGLPIFRFYIKCTRCLAEITFKTDPENTDYAMEHGATRNFQAEKLLEEEEKKIIKDREEEELNNPMKVLENRTRDSKMEMEVLENLQELKELNQRQASVDFEGMLGTYKVLEQREREREKEEDERETQEMLERALVKRLRDSDSDSDQESESCSSRPKKPSIDRPTDILTTDKLTDTQGPSVGTLRKPKVASWERSVGGLGGGGALGSLVVRKKPSIPKQGTPVPPAGPNTQTVLKTVISAATLTTETAKPVTTQNGSSSLSLLGAYSDSNDSNDSE, encoded by the exons ATGTCAGAAAGAAAAGTCTTAAAC AAATACTACCCGCCAGACTTCGACCCATCTAAAATCCCCAAGCTCAAGCTCCCTAAAGATAGGCAATATGTGGTCCGGCTGATGGCTCCCTTTAATATGAG GTGTAAGACCTGTGGGGAATATATTTACAAGGGGAAGAAATTTAACGCCCGTAAAGAGACTGTGCAGAATGAGCTGTACATGGGACTGCCCATCTTCCGCTTCTATATCAAGTGTACACGATGCTTGGCTGAGATCACATTTaag ACTGATCCGGAGAACACAGACTATGCCATGGAACATGGTGCCACAAGGAACTTCCAGGCAGAGAAActgctggaggaggaggagaaaaagataataaaggacagagaggaggaggagttgaATAACCCTATGAAG GTGTTGGAGAATCGTACGCGGGACTCaaagatggagatggaggtTCTGGAGAATCTCCAGGAGCTCAAAGAGTTAAACCAAAGACAGGCTTCAGTGGACTTTGAAGGAATGCTAGGAACATACAAAGTGCTGgaacaaagggagagagagagggagaaggaggaggacgagagggagacaca GGAGATGCTAGAAAGAGCTCTAGTGAAGAGGTTGAGGGACTCAGACTCTGACTCAGACCAGGAGAGTGAGAGCTGCAGCAGCAGACCCAAGAAACCCAGCATAGACCGGCCTACTGACATCCTCACCACAGacaaactcacagacacacag GGGCCCTCGGTGGGAACATTGAGGAAGCCGAAGGTGGCGAGCTGGGAAAGAAGTGTGGGGGGGCTGGGAGGTGGAGGGGCACTGGGAAGCCTGGTGGTTAGAAAGAAACCATCCATCCCTAAACAAGGCACTCCAGTGCCCCCTGCAGGccctaacacacagacag TTCTGAAGACGGTAATTTCTGCTGCAACCTTGACGACAGAGACTGCCAAACCAGTCACCACACAGAATGGGTCATCATCTCTCAGCCTCCTTGGGGCGTATTCTGACAGCAATGACAGTAACGACAGTGAATGA
- the ebi3 gene encoding interleukin-27 subunit beta isoform X2: MYHKHCGFVLFWLYACALMALSGLFCSNGTILTAPSGENRTDLDPPSRLEVHCWSPSYPFKVLCSWLELPQTQLVTHYIVTYSVKGGEIQQCHPHPVSMASLSIPESSLPRENNSSARTMWRCVLEDLKLYTSYQLNVTAVNTAGSASHLQLFTLEDIVVPGKLKLLVKWDPPPSWSDHTLFPLMYKVRYQWENKGVSHAITLDPFENTQKVLPGLSPGRSYLVQVCSMEHMGMGQSSNWSPPVTVTMP, from the exons ATGTACCACAAGCATTGTGGATTTGTTCTGTTCTGGCTGTATGCCTGCGCTTTAATGGCTCTCAGTGGACTATTTTGCAGCAATGGGACAATTCTGACAGCTCCATCAGGGGAGAACAGAACAGATTTAG ATCCCCCCTCGCGTCTGGAGGTACATTGCTGGTCTCCAAGTTACCCCTTCAAAGTCCTATGCTCTTGGCTGGAGTTGCCACAGACCCAGCTGGTCACTCACTACATCGTCACCTACAG TGTCAAGGGCGGGGAGATCCAGCAGTGCCATCCCCACCCGGTCTCCATggcatctctctccatccctgagTCCTCTCTACCCAGGGAAAACAACTCCTCCGCAAGGACAATGTGGCGCTGTGTCCTAGAAGACCTGAAGCTCTACACCTCTTACCAACTAAACGTCACAGCGGTCAACACTGCGGGCAGCGCCTCCCACCTGCAGCTCTTCACTCTAGAGGACATTG TTGTACCTGGGAAACTGAAGCTGTTAGTAAAGTGGGACCCTCCCCCTTCCTGGTCTGACCACACCCTCTTCCCGCTCATGTACAAAGTGAGATACCAGTGGGAGAACAAGGGCGTCTCGCATGCGATAACA TTGGATCCGTTTGAGAACACCCAGAAGGTTTTGCCTGGCCTGTCTCCTGGGAGATCATACCTGGTTCAGGTGTGTTCCATGGAGCACATGGGGATGGGCCAGAGCAGTAACTGGAGCCCACCCGTTACTGTCACTATGCCATGA
- the plpp2a gene encoding phospholipid phosphatase 2 — translation MTEPPVHKKKMLILVDVLCVVVAAMPSAILTLMFSPYQRGIYCDDESIRYPYRRSTISHRTMAAVTITSSVVIITTGEAYLVYTKRLHSNSNFNQYLSALYKVVGTFLFGAAVSQSLTDLAKFTIGRPRPNFLTVCNPTVCSGYMVQLNCTGNPRNVTESRLSFYSGHSSFGMYSMLFLALYVQARVQGKWTRLFRPTVQFFLVAFALYVGYTRVSDYKHHWSDVLVGLLQGMLIAVLNVRYVSDFFKRRPAPRCPQPETTEDEHLEAKPGMNPETQHKNHYNYTTTA, via the exons atgaCGGAACCACCAGTTCACAAGAAAAAGATGCTGATTCTAGTTGATGTTCTCTGTGTAGTTGTCG CGGCAATGCCGTCAGCAATCCTGACGTTAATGTTCAGTCCGTACCAGAGGGGTATCTACTGTGATGATGAGAGCATCAGGTATCCTTACAGAAGATCCACCATCTCACACAGGACCATGGCTGCAGTTACCATCACCTCCTCTGTGGTCATA ATAACGACGGGAGAGGCATACCTGGTATACACCAAACGTCTCCACTCCAACTCCAACTTTAACCAGTACCTGTCAGCTCTCTACAAG GTCGTGGGGACCTTCTTATTTGGAGCCGCTGTGAGCCAATCACTGACTGACCTGGCCAAGTTCACCATCGGCAGGCCACGCCCTAACTTCCTGACTGTGTGTAATCCCACGGTGTGTTCTGGGTACATGGTTCAACTTAACTGTACCGGCAACCCTCGAAATGTCACAGAGTCCAG GTTGTCCTTTTATTCAGGACACTCCTCCTTTGGGATGTACAGCATGCTGTTCCTAGCG tTGTATGTGCAGGCCCGTGTGCAGGGGAAATGGACCCGCCTGTTCAGACCCACAGTGCAGTTCTTCCTTGTGGCATTTGCATTGTACGTTGGATACACGCGAGTTAGCGACTACAAACACCACTGGAGTGATGTACTGGTGGGATTACTGCAGGGAATGCTCATCGCTGTGCTAAAc GTTCGCTACGTGTCAGATTTCTTTAAGCGCCGTCCCGCTCCGCGATGCCCGCAACCAGAGACCACAGAGGATGAACATCTAGAGGCCAAACCTGGCATGAACCCAGAAACGCAACACAAGAACCACTACAACTACACGACTACAGCCTGA